One stretch of Arachis duranensis cultivar V14167 chromosome 1, aradu.V14167.gnm2.J7QH, whole genome shotgun sequence DNA includes these proteins:
- the LOC107468217 gene encoding uncharacterized protein LOC107468217 — MAVWQGNMLTSHVAADSVSPDSLSFSGLVSIQGQSMLPSPNHAKYYQESKQNPEFEFSSTKPDLNSTVDAIKIIPADLLISNGQLQPQAFSSQSLIRNQSSSLGSLLATHSSSKMSSGKTGSVMKHQEQHSKASRHKTNESTTRRRFGQKMKCFLSPCRDSQAIKPTVAKAQSIPEI; from the coding sequence ATGGCTGTGTGGCAAGGAAACATGCTTACCTCCCATGTCGCAGCAGATAGTGTTTCACCAGATTCACTCTCTTTTAGCGGCCTTGTTTCTATCCAAGGGCAATCAATGCTCCCTTCTCCTAACCATGCCAAATACTACCAGGAAAGCAAGCAAAACCCAGAATTTGAATTTAGCAGCACTAAACCAGACTTAAATTCCACAGTCGATGCAATCAAGATCATACCTGCTGATCTTCTTATTTCCAATGGTCAACTTCAACCACAAGCATTTTCAAGTCAGTCTTTGATCAGAAATCAATCTAGTTCTTTAGGCTCATTACTAGCAACTCATAGCAGTAGTAAGATGTCAAGTGGGAAAACAGGCAGCGTAATGAAACATCAGGAACAACATAGCAAAGCAAGCAGACATAAAACCAACGAAAGCACCACAAGGAGAAGATTTGGCCAAAAAATGAAGTGCTTTCTTTCACCATGCCGAGACTCGCAAGCCATTAAGCCAACTGTTGCTAAAGCACAATCCATTCCAGAAATTTGA